Proteins encoded together in one Vitis vinifera cultivar Pinot Noir 40024 chromosome 4, ASM3070453v1 window:
- the LOC100263583 gene encoding protein FAR1-RELATED SEQUENCE 5 isoform X2 translates to MEFEPLSMGNEVIEFDMMGIGDDAVDIEHPVDEDDLLDSSAGAVAVCASASAGEVYIPEGDTNLEPYEGMEFESEEAAKAFYNSYARRVGFSTRVSMSRRSRRDGAIIQRSFVCAKEGFRVDKEKPGRDGRVKRPRAETRVGCKAMLVVKIQDSSRWVVSGFVKEHNHELVPPDKVHCLRSHRHVSGAAKSLIDTLQGAGIGPSGIMSALIKEYGGISNVGFTERDCRNYMRSSRQRTLGGDTQLLLDYLRNMQAENPAFVYAVQGDEDQCMSNIFWADPKARMNYTYFGDTVTFDTTYRSNRYRLPFAPFTGVNHHGQPVLFGCALLINESEASFVWLFKTWLAAMSGRPPVSITTDHDRVIRLAVTQVFPVTRHRFCKWHIFKECQEKLSHVLSGHPNFEAELHKCVNLTESIEEFESCWFSLIDRYYLREHEWLQTVFSDRRQWVPVYLRDTFFAEMSITQRSDSMNSYFDGYVNASTTLQLFVKQYEKALESRYEKEVKADYDTINTSPSLKTPSPMEKQAAELYTRKLFMKFQEELVETLTFLATKVEDQDAISIYRVAKFGESHKAYFVRFNVREMKATCSCQMFEFSGLLCRHILTVFRVTNVLTLPSRYVLKRWTRNAKSGVILEERANDLLNSSRESLTVRYNNLRHEALKYVDEGVKTIDIYNVAAAALQEAADKVALAKKNGGRIANVNGAGREDRTTQGNHASASFGDHQWGLEQSPSMDDQDRKIRKLSRQLENPDTI, encoded by the exons ATGGAGTTCGAACCATTGAGCATGGGTAATGAGGTGATTGAATTCGACATGATGGGGATAGGAGATGACGCCGTCGACATTGAGCATCCCGTTGACGAGGACGATCTTCTCGACTCCTCTGCTGGCGCTGTTGCTGTTTGTGCTTCTGCTTCTGCTGGGGAAGTTTACATCCCCGAAGGAGATACTAACCTTGAACCTTACGAGGGTATGGAATTTGAATCCGAAGAGGCTGCCAAGGCCTTCTACAATTCTTATGCTCGCCGTGTTGGGTTTAGTACTCGTGTCAGCATGTCTCGCCGCTCCAGGCGTGATGGAGCCATCATCCAGAGATCATTCGTCTGTGCGAAAGAGGGTTTTCGTGTTGACAAGGAGAAACCTGGCCGCGACGGCAGAGTGAAGCGCCCCCGTGCTGAAACCAGAGTTGGTTGTAAGGCCATGTTGGTGGTTAAGATTCAAGATTCAAGCAGATGGGTTGTCTCTGGGTTTGTCAAGGAACATAACCATGAGCTGGTCCCTCCTGATAAGGTGCATTGTCTCCGCTCTCACCGCCATGTTTCTGGTGCCGCCAAGTCCTTGATTGATACCTTGCAAGGCGCTGGGATTGGACCCAGTGGGATAATGTCTGCTCTTATTAAAGAATATGGTGGAATTAGCAATGTTGGATTCACAGAGCGTGACTGTAGGAATTACATGAGAAGTAGTCGGCAGAGGACCCTTGGAGGGGATACCCAGCTCCTCTTGGACTATCTAAGGAACATGCAAGCTGAGAACCCGGCCTTTGTCTATGCTGTCCAGGGAGATGAAGATCAGTGCATGAGCAACATCTTCTGGGCTGACCCAAAGGCAAGGATGAACTACACTTACTTTGGTGATACAGTTACCTTTGACACAACATACAGGTCAAACCGGTATCGGTTGCCCTTTGCACCCTTTACAGGAGTGAACCATCATGGACAGCCTGTGTTGTTTGGCTGTGCCCTCCTAATAAATGAATCTGAAGCATCATTTGTTTGGCTATTTAAAACATGGCTTGCGGCAATGTCTGGTCGTCCTCCAGTCTCAATCACTACCGATCATGATCGAGTGATTCGATTGGCCGTTACACAGGTTTTTCCAGTGACCCGTCACCGTTTCTGCAAGTGGCACATCTTTAAGGAATGCCAAGAGAAGTTATCCCATGTGCTTTCCGGACATCCGAATTTTGAAGCAGAACTCCATAAATGTGTAAACCTGACTGAGTCCATTGAAGAGTTTGAATCTTGTTGGTTTTCCCTAATTGATAGATATTACCTCAGGGAACATGAGTGGCTTCAAACAGTTTTTTCTGATCGCCGGCAGTGGGTCCCTGTATACTTGAGGGACACTTTCTTTGCAGAAATGTCCATAACACAACGCAGCGATAGCATGAACTCCTACTTTGATGGGTATGTGAATGCATCAACAACTCTGCAGCTTTTTGTCAAGCAGTATGAGAAGGCTTTGGAAAGTCGCTATGAGAAAGAAGTTAAAGCAGATTATGATACGATTAATACTAGCCCCAGTCTAAAGACCCCATCACCGATGGAGAAACAGGCAGCTGAACTCTACACAAGGAAACTATTTATGAAATTTCAAGAGGAGCTAGTTGAGACTCTTACTTTCTTGGCGACCAAAGTTGAGGATCAGGATGCAATCAGTATCTATCGAGTAGCTAAATTTGGGGAAAGCCATAAAGCTTACTTTGTTAGATTTAATGTTCGAGAGATGAAAGCAACTTGTAGCTGCCAGATGTTTGAGTTCTCTGGCCTACTTTGTAGACATATATTGACAGTCTTCAGGGTGACCAATGTCCTCACTCTACCATCTCGCTATGTTTTGAAGCGATGGACGAGAAATGCCAAGAGTGGCGTCATATTGGAGGAACGAGCCAATGATTTGTTGAATAGTTCCCGAGAATCTCTTACTGTGCGATATAACAATCTTCGTCATGAGGCCCTTAAGTATGTAGATGAAGGTGTGAAAACCATAGACATCTACAATGTGGCAGCGGCTGCTTTACAAGAGGCAGCAGATAAAGTTGCTCTTGCAAAAAAGAATGGTGGGAGAATAGCTAATGTCAATGGAGCTGGCAGAGAAGACCGCACTACTCAGGGAAATCATGCTAGTGCTTCCTTTGGGGATCATCAATGGGGTTTAGAGCAATCTCCATCTATG GATGACCAAGACAGGAAAATCCGGAAACTATCACGTCAGCTGGAAAATCCAGACACCATTTAA
- the LOC100263583 gene encoding protein FAR1-RELATED SEQUENCE 5 isoform X1 — protein sequence MEFEPLSMGNEVIEFDMMGIGDDAVDIEHPVDEDDLLDSSAGAVAVCASASAGEVYIPEGDTNLEPYEGMEFESEEAAKAFYNSYARRVGFSTRVSMSRRSRRDGAIIQRSFVCAKEGFRVDKEKPGRDGRVKRPRAETRVGCKAMLVVKIQDSSRWVVSGFVKEHNHELVPPDKVHCLRSHRHVSGAAKSLIDTLQGAGIGPSGIMSALIKEYGGISNVGFTERDCRNYMRSSRQRTLGGDTQLLLDYLRNMQAENPAFVYAVQGDEDQCMSNIFWADPKARMNYTYFGDTVTFDTTYRSNRYRLPFAPFTGVNHHGQPVLFGCALLINESEASFVWLFKTWLAAMSGRPPVSITTDHDRVIRLAVTQVFPVTRHRFCKWHIFKECQEKLSHVLSGHPNFEAELHKCVNLTESIEEFESCWFSLIDRYYLREHEWLQTVFSDRRQWVPVYLRDTFFAEMSITQRSDSMNSYFDGYVNASTTLQLFVKQYEKALESRYEKEVKADYDTINTSPSLKTPSPMEKQAAELYTRKLFMKFQEELVETLTFLATKVEDQDAISIYRVAKFGESHKAYFVRFNVREMKATCSCQMFEFSGLLCRHILTVFRVTNVLTLPSRYVLKRWTRNAKSGVILEERANDLLNSSRESLTVRYNNLRHEALKYVDEGVKTIDIYNVAAAALQEAADKVALAKKNGGRIANVNGAGREDRTTQGNHASASFGDHQWGLEQSPSMDDQDRKIQKLSRQLERARRKCEVYRANLLSVLKDIEEQKLQLSVKVQNIKLGMKD from the exons ATGGAGTTCGAACCATTGAGCATGGGTAATGAGGTGATTGAATTCGACATGATGGGGATAGGAGATGACGCCGTCGACATTGAGCATCCCGTTGACGAGGACGATCTTCTCGACTCCTCTGCTGGCGCTGTTGCTGTTTGTGCTTCTGCTTCTGCTGGGGAAGTTTACATCCCCGAAGGAGATACTAACCTTGAACCTTACGAGGGTATGGAATTTGAATCCGAAGAGGCTGCCAAGGCCTTCTACAATTCTTATGCTCGCCGTGTTGGGTTTAGTACTCGTGTCAGCATGTCTCGCCGCTCCAGGCGTGATGGAGCCATCATCCAGAGATCATTCGTCTGTGCGAAAGAGGGTTTTCGTGTTGACAAGGAGAAACCTGGCCGCGACGGCAGAGTGAAGCGCCCCCGTGCTGAAACCAGAGTTGGTTGTAAGGCCATGTTGGTGGTTAAGATTCAAGATTCAAGCAGATGGGTTGTCTCTGGGTTTGTCAAGGAACATAACCATGAGCTGGTCCCTCCTGATAAGGTGCATTGTCTCCGCTCTCACCGCCATGTTTCTGGTGCCGCCAAGTCCTTGATTGATACCTTGCAAGGCGCTGGGATTGGACCCAGTGGGATAATGTCTGCTCTTATTAAAGAATATGGTGGAATTAGCAATGTTGGATTCACAGAGCGTGACTGTAGGAATTACATGAGAAGTAGTCGGCAGAGGACCCTTGGAGGGGATACCCAGCTCCTCTTGGACTATCTAAGGAACATGCAAGCTGAGAACCCGGCCTTTGTCTATGCTGTCCAGGGAGATGAAGATCAGTGCATGAGCAACATCTTCTGGGCTGACCCAAAGGCAAGGATGAACTACACTTACTTTGGTGATACAGTTACCTTTGACACAACATACAGGTCAAACCGGTATCGGTTGCCCTTTGCACCCTTTACAGGAGTGAACCATCATGGACAGCCTGTGTTGTTTGGCTGTGCCCTCCTAATAAATGAATCTGAAGCATCATTTGTTTGGCTATTTAAAACATGGCTTGCGGCAATGTCTGGTCGTCCTCCAGTCTCAATCACTACCGATCATGATCGAGTGATTCGATTGGCCGTTACACAGGTTTTTCCAGTGACCCGTCACCGTTTCTGCAAGTGGCACATCTTTAAGGAATGCCAAGAGAAGTTATCCCATGTGCTTTCCGGACATCCGAATTTTGAAGCAGAACTCCATAAATGTGTAAACCTGACTGAGTCCATTGAAGAGTTTGAATCTTGTTGGTTTTCCCTAATTGATAGATATTACCTCAGGGAACATGAGTGGCTTCAAACAGTTTTTTCTGATCGCCGGCAGTGGGTCCCTGTATACTTGAGGGACACTTTCTTTGCAGAAATGTCCATAACACAACGCAGCGATAGCATGAACTCCTACTTTGATGGGTATGTGAATGCATCAACAACTCTGCAGCTTTTTGTCAAGCAGTATGAGAAGGCTTTGGAAAGTCGCTATGAGAAAGAAGTTAAAGCAGATTATGATACGATTAATACTAGCCCCAGTCTAAAGACCCCATCACCGATGGAGAAACAGGCAGCTGAACTCTACACAAGGAAACTATTTATGAAATTTCAAGAGGAGCTAGTTGAGACTCTTACTTTCTTGGCGACCAAAGTTGAGGATCAGGATGCAATCAGTATCTATCGAGTAGCTAAATTTGGGGAAAGCCATAAAGCTTACTTTGTTAGATTTAATGTTCGAGAGATGAAAGCAACTTGTAGCTGCCAGATGTTTGAGTTCTCTGGCCTACTTTGTAGACATATATTGACAGTCTTCAGGGTGACCAATGTCCTCACTCTACCATCTCGCTATGTTTTGAAGCGATGGACGAGAAATGCCAAGAGTGGCGTCATATTGGAGGAACGAGCCAATGATTTGTTGAATAGTTCCCGAGAATCTCTTACTGTGCGATATAACAATCTTCGTCATGAGGCCCTTAAGTATGTAGATGAAGGTGTGAAAACCATAGACATCTACAATGTGGCAGCGGCTGCTTTACAAGAGGCAGCAGATAAAGTTGCTCTTGCAAAAAAGAATGGTGGGAGAATAGCTAATGTCAATGGAGCTGGCAGAGAAGACCGCACTACTCAGGGAAATCATGCTAGTGCTTCCTTTGGGGATCATCAATGGGGTTTAGAGCAATCTCCATCTATG GATGACCAAGACAGGAAAATCCAGAAACTATCACGTCAGCTGGAACGCGCACGGCGAAAATGTGAAGTATATCGGGCCAACTTGCTCTCGGTTTTGAAAGATATTGAAGAGCAGAAACTGCAGCTTTCAGTTAAAGTTCAGAACATTAAGTTAGGGATGAAAGACTGA